A single Heterodontus francisci isolate sHetFra1 chromosome 32, sHetFra1.hap1, whole genome shotgun sequence DNA region contains:
- the ccn1l1 gene encoding cellular communication network factor 1, like 1: protein MEALLYLIILLGTAAGVESSCGPECHCPDTPPSCAPGNSLIIDGCNCCKVCARQFNQDCSVMEPCDHIKGLECSFGSSDVATRGICRAKSEGRPCEFGGNIYQNGENFRPNCKHQCTCIDGVVGCMPLCSQEFSLPTMDCPKPRLVKIPGQCCEEWACDTNHIGEDSGDSTEEADDSMSYEEIGDQPDAEPLSSNELTELIRGGLKIEPAWRVQALNRNSDKSKCLVQTTNWSQCSKTCGIGISTRVTSDNPQCKLVKETRLCQLRPCDLPLNTSLKKGKKCLRMKKAKEPVQFTYAGCTSVRRYKPRWCGSCTDGRCCTPSQTRTIHVRFRCDDGETFSKSMMWTNKCRCHYNCPYQNEISYPYYMLHNDIHKFSE from the exons ATGGAAGCGCTTCTGTATCTGATCATCCTGCTCGGCACTGCAGCTGGG GTGGAGAGTAGCTGTGGACCAGAGTGTCACTGCCCCGATACCCCTCCGAGTTGTGCCCCAGGCAACAGCTTGATAATTGATGGCTGCAACTGCTGTAAAGTCTGTGCCCGGCAGTTCAACCAGGATTGTAGCGTCATGGAACCCTGTGACCACATCAAGGGACTGGAGTGTAGCTTCGGCTCCAGTGACGTTGCCACACGGGGCATTTGCCGAG CCAAATCCGAAGGAAGGCCTTGTGAGTTCGGTGGGAATATCTACCAGAATGGAGAGAACTTTCGACCCAACTGCAAGCACCAGTGTACCTGTATCGATGGAGTGGTGGGCTGTATGCCACTCTGTTCCCAGGAGTTCTCTCTGCCGACCATGGACTGTCCCAAGCCTCGGCTGGTCAAGATACCGGGCCAGTGCTGTGAAGAATGGGCCTGTGACACCAATCATATTGGTGAAGACTCTGGAGATAGCACTGAGGAAGCAGACGACTCGATGAGTTATGAAGAGATCGGAGACCAACCAGATGCAGAACCATTATCCAGCAATGAACTGACTGAGCTTATCAGAGGCGGCCTTAAGATAGAACCAG CCTGGAGAGTGCAGGCCCTCAATCGTAACTCAGACAAGTCAAAGTGCCTGGTTCAGACCACCAACTGGTCACAGTGCTCCAAGACCTGTGGCATTGGCATCTCCACCAGAGTGACCAGCGACAACCCCCAGTGCAAACTGGTGAAGGAGACCCGCCTCTGCCAGCTTCGCCCCTGCGACCTGCCACTCAACACCAGCCTCAAG AAAGGCAAGAAGTGCTTGAGAATGAAGAAGGCCAAGGAGCCCGTGCAATTCACCTACGCCGGATGCACCAGTGTGCGGAGGTACAAGCCCCGCTGGTGTGGCTCATGCACAGACGGGCGGTGCTGCACCCCATCACAGACCCGCACAATTCATGTGCGCTTCCGCTGCGACGACGGAGAGACCTTCTCCAAGAGCATGATGTGGACCAACAAGTGCCGGTGCCACTACAACTGCCCGTACCAGAACGAGATCTCCTACCCTTACTACATGCTGCACAACGACATTCACAAGTTCTCCGAGTAA